In Lytechinus variegatus isolate NC3 chromosome 13, Lvar_3.0, whole genome shotgun sequence, the DNA window CCTTCGTCTTGTCCTCTGCAGTTCGCTTCATGGCCATCCTAACGACCTACTGCTTCACCCCATCGTCGGCCTTCAGCTATGAGGAATCAGACGACAAGGGCTCGACGACCAGGAACGAAACCAACGATATCCCACCAGTGTACCAAGCAGAAGGCATCTTCAGCTACGCCGATGAACCACCCACATCCCAGTCTTTCGTCCTCAACGGCAAGCTCTTCTGCTATAAATGCGGCGCCTATCAGAATACGGATGGAGATGATTTTGACAGCACCCTGGATGATTGCATGTTCAGGGCAGCGGAGACGGCTTTCTCTGAAGAATGTCCCAACAGGATAATGAATATGACGTCTTACGGTCCAGCGTGTTACGTAAGTTAAACTTTCGTATCGTGGGTATGAAACCCCATTCTACACAAAGGAAGACAACTGTAAGACCTCTAAAAACCATAtacctttgttttatttttacagtgGTCTTTCGGAGTCCTCTCA includes these proteins:
- the LOC121426725 gene encoding uncharacterized protein LOC121426725 — its product is MAILTTYCFTPSSAFSYEESDDKGSTTRNETNDIPPVYQAEGIFSYADEPPTSQSFVLNGKLFCYKCGAYQNTDGDDFDSTLDDCMFRAAETAFSEECPNRIMNMTSYGPACYVNKMMAAGHITSFSRGCMVHYDCQNMDYCESTVNRTGACQSCCREDYCNRAAGECLPRVEVFKLLALTLFSYLLFVR